TTACCTTTCTGAGTGTCTCTGAGTATCTCCCTGATTTCAGAGGTCTTACGCAGACGGCTTATATATTCTATACGCACCGGGAAGTCAGCGAGTCTATCCCTGAAGGTGCGGTAGTGCTGAAAGGCAAGGATGGTTGTTGGTACCAGCACTGCAACCTGCTTATTGTCGCTTGCTGCCTTGAAGGCAGCCCTGATAGCAATCTCGGTCTTACCAAAGCCCACATCACCGCAGACCAGTCTGTCCATAGGATTGGGCGACTCCATATCCTGCTTGACATCGCGGGTTGCCTTGTACTGGTCGGGAGTGTCCTCATAGATAAAGGAAGCCTCCAGCTCAGTCTGCATATAGGAATCGGGCGAGAAAGCATAACCCGGTTCTGCCTTACGACGGGCATACAGGGCTATTAGTTCACGGGCTATATCCTTGACCTTCTTGCTGGTCTTTTCCTTCATGCGAGCCCATGCTGAATGGCCCAGCTTATGCACCTTTGGAGGCTCACCTTCTCCGCCCTTGTACTTGCTTATCCTGTGTAGCGAGTGGATATTTACAAGCAGTACGTCATTGTCCCTGTATATTAGCTGAATAGCCTCCTGCTTGACTCCATTTTCCTCGATGGTTACCAGTCCCCCGAAGCGACCGATACCATGGTCTATATGCACCACGTAGTCGCCCGGATTGAGGCGGGTAAGTTCCCTGAGCGATATAGCCTGACGGGCAGCACGTGCCTTGTCAGTGCGGAGAGTAAATTTATGATAACGGTCAAAGATTTGGTGATCGGTATAGATACAGAGTCTCAGGTCATGATCTACAAAGCCTTCGTGAAGGGCTTTGTTGAGTTCCTCGTACTCGATATTGGAAGCCCTGTCGTTGAAGATCTGACGAAGGCGCTCAAGCTGACGGTCATTGTCTGAGAGGACTATCACCCTGTATAGGTCCTGCAGACGCTGCTGGATGTCCTTTTCTACAAGTTCGAAGTTCTTGCGGAATGAAGGCTGGGGTGAACAGTTGAAAGTAAGTATGCAACCCGGTTGAAACCCATGGGCTGTATTGAGTATGGCCATCGGTCGGCTTAGCAGGCCGGCAAACAATTGGCCGCCGTCGGCCAATTGACCTGAAGCAGGTATTTTCAGTTCGGCAAGATCTTCCCGTGGTGCTGATGCATTTCTTTCATCTACCTTTTGTACAATACGGTTCATCTGATCCCTGATTAGCACAGGCGAGTCAATCCATATCAGAAAGTCATCGCCAAGGGCCTGGCTTAAGGGCAGGTAATCCTCGGTATTGTCGGCTGTCAGGTCGGGGATAATGGTGATTGTGTCAAAGTCCTCCTTTGACAGCTGGGTCTCGATGTCGAAGGAGCGGATGCTCTCGACCTCGTCGCCAAAGAAGTCGATACGGAAGGGGTCATCGTGGGAAAAGCTGTATACGTCGAGTATCGATCCGCGCACTGAGTAGCTGCCCGGCTCATATACGAAGTCGGTGCGCTGGAAGCCTAACTCCTTGAGGAAGTCGGCTACAAAATATAGATCGGTCTTTTCGTTTTTATTGATTCTGAGGGTTTGCTGCTGAATTACAGATGAGCCGGGCACCTTTTCCACAAGGGCCTCAGTGTATGTGACGATAAAAGAGCCGGGACCAGCCTCACGAAGCTTTTGCAGGGCTTCGGTACGAAGTATCATCTGGTTGCTATCGGGGTGGCCAAACTCGGGAGAGCGCTTGTATGACGAGGACAGGAAGAACACCGAGTCTTCACCATTGATCTGGGCCAGGTCATAGTAGAAATAACCCGCACTTTCCTTGTCGGGAGTAATCACAAGCTGTGGGCGTAGGTCCTTCAATGCAGATACTAAGAGGGTGGGAGAGGATCCAGTAAGTCCTTTAATATGTATGGGCTGGGAGGGGCTTTTTAGCCATTTTAAAAACTCGTTGTAATTGGGGTGATCTTTATACTTCTGCAACAAGGCCTTCGTCAAACTCATCTTTTTTTTGCAAAAGTAAGGATTTTGGTAGTAAATAGATTTATTTTGCAGCTTCATAAAGCTTAAAGAGCGTTAAGAGAGATAATAGTACTGCTTGTATGATAAGAGTTTACAAATTTGGAGGTGCATCAGTAAAAGATGCAGATGGAGTACGCAATGTCACATCAATAATAAGGAAGACCGAGCAGCCGTTGATTACG
The genomic region above belongs to Xiashengella succiniciproducens and contains:
- the mfd gene encoding transcription-repair coupling factor — protein: MSLTKALLQKYKDHPNYNEFLKWLKSPSQPIHIKGLTGSSPTLLVSALKDLRPQLVITPDKESAGYFYYDLAQINGEDSVFFLSSSYKRSPEFGHPDSNQMILRTEALQKLREAGPGSFIVTYTEALVEKVPGSSVIQQQTLRINKNEKTDLYFVADFLKELGFQRTDFVYEPGSYSVRGSILDVYSFSHDDPFRIDFFGDEVESIRSFDIETQLSKEDFDTITIIPDLTADNTEDYLPLSQALGDDFLIWIDSPVLIRDQMNRIVQKVDERNASAPREDLAELKIPASGQLADGGQLFAGLLSRPMAILNTAHGFQPGCILTFNCSPQPSFRKNFELVEKDIQQRLQDLYRVIVLSDNDRQLERLRQIFNDRASNIEYEELNKALHEGFVDHDLRLCIYTDHQIFDRYHKFTLRTDKARAARQAISLRELTRLNPGDYVVHIDHGIGRFGGLVTIEENGVKQEAIQLIYRDNDVLLVNIHSLHRISKYKGGEGEPPKVHKLGHSAWARMKEKTSKKVKDIARELIALYARRKAEPGYAFSPDSYMQTELEASFIYEDTPDQYKATRDVKQDMESPNPMDRLVCGDVGFGKTEIAIRAAFKAASDNKQVAVLVPTTILAFQHYRTFRDRLADFPVRIEYISRLRKTSEIREILRDTQKGKVDILIGTHRLIGKDVQFKDLGLLIVDEEQRFGVAVKDKLKSLKVNVDTLTLSATPIPRTLQFSLMGARDLSILNTPPANRYPIFTELHSFNEDIIKEAISYEVERGGQVFFINNRIHNIEEIEMLINRILPKVRTVVAHGRMDGPTLEKIMLDFMDGDFDVLIATSIIESGLDIPNANTIIINNAHQFGLSELHQLRGRVGRSNKKAFCYLLAPPLSSLTNDARRRLKILEEYSDLGSGFQIAMQDLDIRGAGNLLGGEQSGFIADIGYETYQRILEEALLELRETEFPELKQATTGTTQNGRVKYVNDCIIETDEDLRFPETYISNTAERMTLYRELDNIKEEYRLDEFRKNLEDRFGTLPQQADCLIEVVRMRIAAINLGIEKLTYKNKALRINFVSNPESPFYKSQIFGAILVWIQQHPKDIRIEEKEGRLRMIVPKMLSLNDCIGLIRALEAETNHSETVEGHLSH